From the genome of Lawsonella clevelandensis, one region includes:
- the dapC gene encoding succinyldiaminopimelate transaminase, producing the protein MPNVPRTRTPVAAGLPVFPWDTLAEVRDLADHHPDGIIDLSVGTPVDNVDPLIQSALEESAEVAGYPQTIGTEDVRQACADALTRRYGTIDLDPATQVLPVIGTKELIAWLPTLLGLGEKHTVVIPEIAYPTYEVGALLAGCSVVRADGTAQVGPLTPTLMYLNSPSNPTGKVLPVEHLRKVVDWARERGVIIASDECYLGLCWEGTAPSILDPEVCGGDTRNLLAIHSLSKTSNMASYRSGFVVGDPELVGELLAVRKHAGLMMPTVVQHASAAALRDDRHAAEQYDRYRHRRDMLKTALESAGIQIDESAAGLYLWATNGTPCRELTHWFAERGILVAPGEFYGPRGGEHVRIALTASDERIAAACSRLRAETV; encoded by the coding sequence ATGCCCAACGTACCCCGCACACGGACCCCTGTCGCTGCGGGTCTCCCCGTCTTTCCCTGGGACACGCTAGCCGAGGTGCGTGACCTCGCGGACCATCATCCAGATGGAATCATCGATCTCTCGGTTGGTACCCCGGTCGACAATGTCGATCCCCTTATCCAGAGTGCTCTAGAAGAGTCCGCAGAGGTCGCCGGCTACCCACAGACTATCGGTACTGAAGATGTTCGTCAGGCCTGTGCAGATGCGCTGACCCGCCGTTACGGCACAATCGACCTCGATCCAGCTACCCAGGTGCTTCCCGTCATTGGGACGAAGGAACTTATTGCCTGGCTGCCCACCCTCTTGGGTTTGGGGGAGAAGCACACTGTGGTGATCCCGGAGATCGCCTACCCAACGTATGAAGTTGGTGCGCTTTTGGCGGGCTGTTCCGTCGTGCGAGCTGACGGGACTGCACAGGTGGGGCCGCTGACCCCAACCCTGATGTACCTCAATTCCCCCTCAAACCCCACCGGTAAGGTGCTTCCCGTCGAACATTTGCGGAAGGTGGTTGATTGGGCGCGTGAACGCGGCGTGATTATTGCTTCAGATGAGTGCTACCTGGGTCTTTGCTGGGAGGGGACAGCTCCCTCCATCCTCGATCCGGAAGTATGCGGTGGCGACACCCGTAATCTGCTTGCTATTCACTCGCTGTCGAAGACCTCCAATATGGCAAGCTATCGATCCGGATTTGTGGTGGGTGACCCTGAACTTGTCGGCGAGCTCCTCGCAGTGCGGAAGCATGCCGGACTGATGATGCCGACGGTGGTACAGCACGCCAGTGCCGCAGCGCTCCGAGATGACCGCCACGCTGCTGAGCAGTATGACCGGTACCGACACCGCCGCGACATGCTGAAGACGGCACTCGAATCGGCCGGTATACAGATTGATGAGTCCGCTGCGGGGCTTTACCTGTGGGCCACAAATGGCACTCCTTGTCGGGAGCTGACCCACTGGTTTGCAGAGCGCGGTATCTTGGTAGCCCCCGGTGAGTTTTATGGTCCGCGTGGTGGTGAGCATGTGCGTATTGCTCTCACCGCCTCTGATGAGCGTATTGCCGCAGCCTGTAGCCGCCTGCGTGCCGAGACGGTCTAG
- the dapD gene encoding 2,3,4,5-tetrahydropyridine-2,6-dicarboxylate N-succinyltransferase — MTTHGAFARGIATVTTDGIVLDTWYIDPVLQESTGGEGYTHKLTPDDLNPSWEHLLGYDSARNVERIAVETVISDLSAAPIDAYDAYLRLHLLSHRLVKPNTINLKTLYRVLQNVVWTNFGPCTVDDFDITRLKLAQRGPVTVYSVDRFPRMVDYVIPSGVRIADADRVRLGAYLSEGTTVMHEGFVNFNAGTLGVSMVEGRISQGVTVGDGSDIGGGASIMGTLSGGGTQHITIGERCLLGANSGLGIPLGNDCVVEAGLYITAGAKVVSHLDGEPIEVKGVELAGRNNVLFRRNSLTGAIEAVKYGKVGSELNDSLHSN, encoded by the coding sequence ATGACCACACACGGAGCGTTTGCGCGCGGAATCGCGACCGTCACCACCGACGGAATAGTTTTGGATACCTGGTACATCGACCCGGTTCTGCAAGAGTCCACCGGCGGCGAAGGCTACACCCACAAGCTCACTCCCGACGACCTCAACCCCAGCTGGGAACATCTACTGGGTTACGACTCAGCCCGCAACGTAGAGCGCATCGCCGTGGAAACAGTCATCAGCGACCTCTCCGCCGCGCCGATCGACGCCTATGACGCTTACCTCCGGCTGCACCTCCTCTCCCATCGCCTGGTAAAACCCAATACCATCAACCTCAAAACTCTCTACCGGGTTCTACAGAATGTGGTGTGGACCAACTTTGGCCCTTGCACAGTAGATGACTTCGACATCACCCGCTTGAAACTCGCCCAGCGTGGCCCCGTCACCGTCTACAGCGTCGACCGCTTCCCCCGCATGGTCGATTACGTCATCCCCTCCGGCGTTCGTATTGCTGATGCCGACCGTGTCCGCCTGGGCGCCTACCTATCCGAAGGTACCACGGTGATGCACGAAGGCTTCGTCAACTTCAACGCCGGCACTCTCGGTGTTTCTATGGTGGAAGGCCGCATCTCTCAGGGCGTCACAGTTGGTGACGGCTCAGATATCGGCGGTGGCGCCAGCATTATGGGCACGCTGTCCGGTGGCGGCACCCAGCACATCACCATCGGCGAACGGTGTCTGCTAGGCGCCAACTCCGGCCTAGGTATCCCGCTCGGTAACGACTGCGTGGTGGAAGCCGGCCTCTACATCACTGCCGGTGCCAAAGTTGTGAGCCACCTCGATGGCGAACCTATCGAGGTCAAAGGGGTAGAATTGGCCGGACGCAACAATGTCCTGTTCCGTCGAAATTCACTCACGGGTGCCATTGAAGCCGTGAAATATGGCAAAGTTGGGAGCGAGCTGAACGACAGCCTCCATAGCAACTAG
- the fdxA gene encoding ferredoxin: MAYVIAQPCVDVLDRGCVEECPVDCIYEGDRMLYIHPDECVDCGACEPACPVEAIFYEDDVPDEWSEYTQTNIDFFEELGSPGGAASVGRTGTDTDFVSSLPPQNEGE; this comes from the coding sequence GTGGCATACGTTATCGCGCAACCTTGTGTTGATGTTCTCGACCGCGGTTGTGTGGAAGAGTGCCCGGTGGACTGCATCTACGAAGGTGACCGCATGCTCTACATCCACCCCGATGAGTGCGTTGACTGCGGTGCCTGCGAGCCCGCCTGCCCTGTGGAAGCCATCTTCTATGAGGATGACGTTCCGGACGAATGGTCTGAGTACACCCAGACTAACATCGACTTCTTCGAGGAATTGGGTTCCCCGGGTGGAGCTGCCAGTGTTGGCCGCACCGGTACCGACACCGACTTCGTTTCCTCTCTGCCCCCACAAAACGAAGGCGAGTAA
- a CDS encoding ABC transporter substrate-binding protein, producing MRRRLTQAAVLCSTLTLLAGCMAKAPNAQIGQPAPSVKPGGNDVLGLVTDQLEAGFNPHSAGDRTLTTDIVASLTLPSVFLPRPTEGTTSQTTDLDSTTWILNKALVRSAKVTSKEPFQVTYQIQPGAQWGGSPPVPVEARDFSYLWRVMMNAPEIDTTAGYDLITSVEGKRGGKTVVVTFTRPYAQWRTLFQHLLPSQFLNDIPGLSQLQQTIPYSAGAATVRSVDLERGQITLMPNDKFVTGARMASDSIRIQRQNTSDQIAEGLRSEIVQAGYVQGDSLTPTRLNAVPGVSATYVWRPRQLVVSVNAASSLVGGQPAVSRALLSLIDVPLVAQLASNRLRSVVSGDVPAVAVPHVITVPPQRTGVYSVSPNEREPGDHGIEVLRDAGWIRHERRITTPQGHNRALVIGTVRGDVEALAAATAIADQLSQAGFPAIVQDTTAADLYGFWLPRGKVDLVLGWHTTDQSVIASVSSRFHCATGDTVRSAPARIQSAQLDPLASSAMGNDYRREEISAQISAAKDHQGSDPQTGKTLQVLRAEYDAAPTKEAGKHADQPRTQHVQQGSRGANASGTCDPELQALVRDMRRATDPQPPAAQVALAKPFLHKIEQRLWELGLILPIWQETLLEARGARISNPTPEPLETPSLGFFYNVSQWTVTPTEQEKAVQ from the coding sequence GTGCGACGGCGCCTTACCCAAGCAGCTGTCCTGTGCAGCACGCTGACTCTTCTCGCCGGCTGTATGGCCAAAGCACCGAATGCACAAATTGGGCAACCCGCCCCGAGTGTCAAACCGGGCGGTAACGATGTTCTGGGACTCGTCACCGACCAGTTAGAAGCGGGTTTTAATCCACATTCCGCGGGAGACCGCACCCTCACAACAGATATCGTAGCGAGTCTTACTCTCCCCAGTGTGTTCCTCCCACGTCCAACCGAGGGAACCACCAGCCAGACTACGGATCTCGATTCCACCACCTGGATTCTTAACAAGGCCCTAGTACGCTCTGCAAAGGTCACCAGTAAGGAACCTTTCCAGGTCACCTACCAGATTCAGCCAGGCGCACAGTGGGGTGGAAGCCCCCCGGTTCCAGTAGAGGCCCGCGACTTTAGCTACCTCTGGCGAGTCATGATGAACGCCCCGGAGATCGATACCACGGCCGGCTATGACCTCATCACCTCGGTGGAGGGAAAGAGAGGCGGAAAAACTGTCGTCGTCACCTTCACACGCCCCTATGCCCAGTGGCGCACGCTTTTTCAGCATTTGCTTCCCTCCCAATTCCTGAACGACATTCCCGGGCTATCCCAGCTCCAGCAGACCATTCCGTACTCGGCAGGTGCTGCCACCGTTCGCTCGGTGGACCTGGAACGGGGCCAAATTACCCTCATGCCGAATGACAAGTTCGTGACGGGTGCCCGCATGGCCTCGGACTCTATCCGGATCCAACGCCAAAACACCTCGGACCAGATCGCTGAGGGGCTGCGCTCAGAAATCGTTCAAGCAGGCTACGTCCAGGGCGACTCCCTTACCCCCACCCGGCTAAATGCTGTTCCCGGCGTCAGCGCCACCTATGTATGGCGGCCCCGTCAGCTAGTTGTCTCAGTTAACGCAGCGTCCTCCCTGGTAGGGGGACAACCCGCCGTCTCTCGCGCACTCCTCAGCCTCATTGATGTGCCACTGGTGGCACAACTGGCCTCAAATCGGCTCAGGAGTGTTGTTAGCGGTGATGTTCCGGCGGTCGCAGTTCCCCATGTCATCACAGTCCCGCCCCAACGCACCGGCGTCTACTCTGTGTCGCCCAACGAACGAGAACCTGGAGACCATGGAATAGAGGTTCTACGCGATGCAGGGTGGATTCGGCACGAACGGCGCATTACCACTCCGCAAGGGCACAATCGTGCCCTTGTTATCGGCACTGTGCGAGGCGATGTAGAAGCGTTGGCTGCCGCCACCGCTATTGCTGATCAATTAAGCCAGGCTGGTTTCCCCGCCATTGTGCAGGACACTACGGCTGCCGACCTTTACGGATTCTGGTTACCGCGTGGCAAAGTCGACCTGGTGTTGGGGTGGCACACCACCGATCAGTCGGTTATTGCCAGCGTGTCGAGTCGTTTCCACTGCGCCACCGGGGACACAGTACGTTCGGCTCCGGCCCGCATTCAGTCCGCGCAACTCGATCCACTTGCCTCTTCTGCAATGGGAAACGACTATCGCCGCGAAGAGATCTCTGCACAGATATCCGCGGCCAAAGACCACCAAGGGTCCGATCCACAGACCGGCAAAACCCTGCAGGTGCTACGAGCTGAATATGATGCTGCCCCAACAAAAGAGGCTGGAAAGCATGCAGACCAGCCGCGCACTCAGCATGTCCAACAGGGCAGTCGTGGAGCCAACGCGTCGGGTACCTGCGATCCGGAGCTGCAAGCGCTCGTTCGGGATATGCGACGAGCGACCGACCCGCAGCCGCCAGCTGCACAGGTCGCGCTAGCTAAGCCATTCCTGCACAAAATTGAGCAGCGGCTTTGGGAACTCGGGCTTATCCTCCCCATTTGGCAGGAAACACTGTTGGAAGCACGCGGTGCGCGCATCTCTAACCCCACCCCCGAGCCGCTGGAAACGCCGTCGTTGGGATTCTTCTACAACGTCTCCCAGTGGACCGTCACCCCCACTGAACAAGAGAAAGCAGTCCAATAA
- a CDS encoding amino acid permease: MMGLGSAIGAGLFLGTGQGIHAAGPAILISYVAAGIIVVLTMQMLGELSAARPASGSFSTYVEMAFGRTGGFVTGWLYWFMLILVLGAEMTGAASIIGQWFHCSPWIPALVCMIFFTIVNLAQVRGFGEFEFWFAAIKVTVIVLFLIIGVLLIFGLLPGTEPVGFTNFLGRGGFMPKGWSGIAAGLLAVAFAFGGIEIVTIAAAECDNPSLSIAKAVRSVIFRISVFYLGSVLVITFLLPWDQLQGAENAAESPFTAVLQQANLPGVVIFMEAIIVLSLLSAFNAQIYASSRMMFSLAKRGHGPQALTKISRTGVPINALLISVFFGFVSVGLNYLELPGLLVFLLNSVGAILLVVWASIAISELKLRPELEKEGSLSVRMWAYPYLTWLALALMAGLTVLMFTDETTRNQLFATIVVVILLTVLGAINHAWRKRHPVEVPSVPSASINKTTS, encoded by the coding sequence ATGATGGGGTTGGGTTCCGCCATTGGCGCTGGTCTCTTTTTAGGTACCGGCCAAGGCATCCATGCCGCAGGCCCCGCTATTCTCATCTCCTATGTCGCAGCAGGCATCATCGTGGTGCTCACCATGCAGATGCTGGGTGAACTCAGCGCCGCTCGCCCCGCCAGTGGCTCCTTCTCCACCTATGTGGAGATGGCATTCGGACGGACCGGGGGCTTCGTCACTGGCTGGCTCTACTGGTTCATGCTCATTCTCGTACTGGGTGCGGAAATGACGGGGGCAGCAAGCATTATAGGGCAGTGGTTCCACTGCTCGCCTTGGATTCCCGCACTCGTCTGCATGATCTTCTTTACCATCGTGAATCTTGCGCAGGTGCGGGGCTTTGGCGAATTTGAGTTCTGGTTTGCGGCCATCAAAGTCACCGTCATCGTGCTCTTCCTCATCATTGGTGTACTGCTGATATTCGGTCTGCTACCAGGAACCGAACCCGTGGGATTCACCAACTTCCTTGGCCGCGGTGGTTTCATGCCGAAGGGCTGGAGCGGTATCGCCGCCGGTCTGCTAGCTGTCGCCTTTGCCTTTGGCGGTATCGAAATTGTCACAATTGCTGCTGCTGAGTGTGACAACCCCAGCCTCTCCATTGCGAAGGCAGTGCGCTCCGTCATCTTCCGCATCTCCGTGTTCTACCTAGGCTCAGTCCTCGTCATCACCTTCCTGCTACCCTGGGATCAACTGCAGGGTGCGGAAAACGCCGCAGAGAGCCCCTTCACGGCAGTGCTCCAGCAGGCCAACCTGCCGGGAGTCGTTATATTCATGGAAGCGATCATCGTGCTCTCGTTGCTGAGTGCATTTAACGCCCAAATCTACGCCAGCTCCCGGATGATGTTCTCCCTTGCCAAGCGTGGTCACGGACCGCAGGCTCTCACCAAGATCTCACGTACCGGTGTTCCCATCAATGCGCTGCTCATCAGCGTCTTCTTCGGATTCGTTTCGGTGGGATTGAACTATCTTGAACTACCCGGGCTGCTCGTCTTCCTCCTCAATTCTGTGGGCGCAATCCTCCTGGTGGTATGGGCCTCCATTGCCATCTCCGAGCTGAAGCTGCGGCCTGAGCTCGAAAAGGAGGGTTCTCTAAGCGTCAGAATGTGGGCCTACCCTTACCTCACTTGGCTTGCTCTCGCTTTGATGGCTGGTCTCACCGTCCTCATGTTCACAGATGAGACCACTCGCAATCAGCTCTTCGCCACCATTGTCGTCGTCATTTTGCTGACGGTGCTCGGGGCAATTAACCATGCTTGGCGGAAGCGACACCCAGTGGAAGTCCCTTCAGTCCCTAGCGCATCAATCAATAAAACGACCTCCTAG
- a CDS encoding PIG-L family deacetylase has protein sequence MPASSSLTANVGEEPLRILAIHAHPDDETLYTGGTLAAYRAAGAETAVLTCTLGEEGEVIGPTYAQLVVAAGGADQLGGYRIHELTGALQALGAGTPHFLGGAGHFRDSGMLGTPANDHPRAFLGADPEYVAELMACWIRWMRPHIVLVYDDAGTYGHPDHIRAHQCGVRAVDKAAQQGDTSVAQLSEAGLLADPQWCADYQTHHHIVLAPGELLDVGDDALSAAWDVPLVYWMMQSEQRVTVGLADIAGAIPAQWTLPAARDIFATDDAAATHNVTLDSAAYAAKIAALQAHATQVTVYQAPQGPVSFAMSNNIAQPLLQTEEFRLVRQSRHVDVADSTDIAAGLAAIKLDTDSAEWQPCDESGVSLRPPQTR, from the coding sequence ATGCCCGCATCATCCTCCTTGACAGCAAACGTGGGGGAGGAGCCGCTGCGTATCCTTGCTATCCACGCCCATCCTGATGACGAAACCCTCTACACCGGGGGGACTCTTGCCGCCTACCGTGCAGCCGGTGCCGAGACAGCAGTACTGACGTGCACGCTAGGTGAAGAAGGCGAAGTTATCGGGCCGACCTATGCACAGTTAGTTGTCGCGGCAGGCGGAGCTGACCAATTAGGTGGTTACCGCATCCATGAACTGACTGGGGCGCTCCAGGCGCTGGGCGCCGGCACTCCACATTTCCTGGGGGGAGCAGGCCACTTTCGCGATTCTGGAATGTTAGGCACTCCCGCTAATGACCACCCGCGGGCATTCCTCGGTGCAGACCCGGAGTACGTCGCAGAGTTGATGGCCTGTTGGATCCGGTGGATGAGGCCGCACATTGTGCTGGTCTATGACGATGCGGGTACTTACGGACACCCCGACCATATTCGTGCTCACCAATGCGGCGTTCGTGCCGTGGACAAAGCCGCCCAGCAGGGTGACACCAGCGTGGCTCAGCTGAGCGAGGCAGGTCTGCTAGCGGACCCACAGTGGTGTGCGGACTACCAGACGCATCATCACATAGTTCTCGCTCCTGGTGAGTTACTGGATGTAGGGGATGATGCGCTGTCAGCGGCCTGGGATGTTCCACTGGTCTACTGGATGATGCAGTCTGAACAGCGGGTGACTGTAGGCTTGGCAGACATTGCCGGCGCTATTCCCGCACAGTGGACGCTGCCTGCTGCCCGCGATATTTTTGCTACTGACGATGCTGCTGCCACACATAACGTCACCCTGGATAGTGCGGCCTATGCCGCCAAAATAGCTGCCTTGCAGGCACATGCAACACAGGTGACGGTTTATCAAGCACCCCAGGGGCCAGTGTCCTTCGCCATGTCGAATAACATTGCACAGCCTCTGCTACAGACAGAAGAGTTCCGGCTGGTGCGGCAATCTCGCCATGTTGACGTCGCCGACTCCACCGATATTGCAGCTGGGCTAGCAGCTATTAAACTGGATACCGACTCTGCCGAGTGGCAGCCTTGTGACGAATCGGGTGTTTCACTACGCCCACCCCAAACACGCTAG
- the typA gene encoding translational GTPase TypA, with the protein MSQKHEFRNVAIIAHVDHGKTTLVDAMLEQSGVFSAHQEVTERVMDSGDLEREKGITILAKNTAVHRPGQAKDGGDLVLNIIDTPGHADFGGEVERGLSMVDGVILLVDASEGPLPQTRFVLRKALEACLPVIIVVNKTDRPDARIAEVVDECQDLLLDLASDLSDERAIAAAEALLDTPTVFASGRAGVASLEMPENGALPNSDNLECLFDLITKIIPEPTGDADAPLQAHVTNLDASSFLGRIGLVRIYNGTLRKGQQVAWIHTTPEGEQITKTAKITELLKTFGVEREPAAEAVAGDIVAIAGIPEVMIGDTLADLDNPEPLPTIIVDEPAISMTLGVNTSPMAGRNGGTKLTARMVKDRLDRELVGNVSLRVFPTGRPDEWEVHGRGEMALSVLVETMRREGFELTVGKPNVVTKKVDGKIYEPFENTTIDVPEEHLGAITQLMAARKGQMDKMSNHGTGWVRMEFTVPARGLIGFRTAFLTETRGTGIANSVSAGYAPWAGEIRARHSGSLVADRAGQVTAYALLQLADRGDFFVTPGDAVYEGVVVGENPRPEDMDVNITKEKKLTNMRSSTADQTETLAKARTLSLEEAMEFCANDECVEVAPNAIRVRKVLLSAAARGRARGHLKHTM; encoded by the coding sequence TTGTCGCAGAAGCATGAATTCCGCAATGTAGCCATCATCGCCCACGTTGACCATGGGAAAACCACCCTGGTCGATGCGATGCTGGAACAATCCGGTGTCTTCTCCGCGCACCAAGAAGTCACCGAACGAGTGATGGACTCCGGGGACCTTGAGCGAGAGAAAGGCATCACCATTCTCGCCAAGAACACCGCTGTGCACCGCCCGGGGCAGGCGAAAGATGGGGGAGACCTGGTTCTTAACATCATCGATACCCCAGGACACGCCGACTTCGGTGGCGAAGTTGAGCGCGGCCTCAGCATGGTGGATGGTGTGATTCTGCTAGTGGATGCCTCCGAAGGCCCCCTCCCACAAACCCGCTTCGTGCTACGAAAAGCACTTGAAGCCTGCCTGCCTGTCATCATCGTCGTCAACAAAACTGACCGGCCTGACGCCCGCATTGCTGAAGTTGTCGACGAATGCCAGGACCTCCTCCTTGACCTGGCGTCTGACCTGTCCGACGAAAGGGCCATTGCCGCCGCGGAAGCGCTCCTCGATACCCCCACTGTCTTCGCATCCGGTCGTGCCGGCGTCGCCTCCCTGGAAATGCCGGAAAATGGTGCTCTCCCCAACTCCGACAATCTCGAGTGCCTCTTTGACCTCATCACCAAGATCATCCCAGAGCCCACGGGTGACGCTGACGCGCCACTGCAAGCACATGTGACCAACCTGGATGCCTCCAGCTTCTTGGGCCGTATTGGTCTCGTCCGCATCTACAACGGCACTCTGCGGAAAGGCCAGCAGGTCGCCTGGATTCACACCACTCCCGAGGGTGAGCAGATCACCAAGACTGCCAAAATTACCGAACTGTTGAAGACCTTCGGTGTAGAGCGGGAACCCGCCGCCGAAGCCGTGGCCGGCGACATTGTCGCTATCGCCGGCATCCCCGAGGTCATGATTGGTGACACTCTCGCAGACCTCGACAACCCTGAACCGCTCCCGACGATCATTGTCGACGAGCCGGCAATCTCTATGACTCTCGGCGTCAATACCTCGCCGATGGCTGGCCGCAATGGAGGAACCAAGCTCACCGCCCGTATGGTGAAGGACCGTCTGGACCGCGAGCTGGTGGGCAACGTCTCTCTGCGTGTCTTCCCCACGGGACGCCCCGATGAGTGGGAAGTGCATGGGCGTGGCGAAATGGCGCTCTCAGTACTCGTGGAAACAATGCGTCGTGAAGGGTTTGAGCTCACCGTGGGTAAACCCAATGTGGTGACGAAGAAAGTAGATGGCAAAATCTACGAACCCTTCGAAAACACCACCATCGACGTGCCGGAAGAACACCTTGGTGCGATCACCCAGCTGATGGCGGCACGCAAAGGCCAAATGGACAAAATGAGCAACCATGGCACCGGCTGGGTGCGCATGGAATTCACAGTTCCCGCCCGTGGCCTCATCGGATTCCGCACGGCCTTCCTCACCGAAACCCGCGGAACCGGCATCGCTAACTCCGTTTCCGCAGGCTACGCACCCTGGGCGGGGGAAATTCGCGCTCGTCACTCCGGTTCCCTGGTGGCAGACCGGGCTGGTCAGGTGACGGCCTACGCACTGCTGCAGTTAGCAGACCGCGGTGATTTCTTCGTCACCCCTGGCGATGCTGTCTACGAAGGTGTCGTCGTAGGGGAGAATCCCCGCCCGGAGGATATGGATGTCAACATCACCAAGGAAAAGAAGTTGACGAATATGCGCTCTTCCACCGCAGATCAGACCGAAACTCTCGCCAAGGCACGTACGCTTAGCTTAGAAGAAGCAATGGAGTTCTGCGCTAACGACGAGTGCGTGGAAGTAGCCCCGAATGCCATTCGCGTCCGCAAGGTTCTTCTTTCCGCGGCTGCTCGCGGACGTGCCCGCGGGCATCTGAAACACACCATGTAA
- the dapE gene encoding succinyl-diaminopimelate desuccinylase, producing the protein MEIPMMLDPRRDPISLTQDFVDIPSESQDEAAIADAVERGLRTIVQTEHPTVTVDRIGNCVVARTHRGLPTRVVLAGHLDTVPIAENVPSRRAPGDQGPDCIHGCGSVDMKSGDAVFYHLFYALADDPALQQDMTLVYYDCEEIAARFNGLGTLQREYPELIKGDMSILGEPSGGWIEAGCQGTMRIRIEGHGVRAHSARAWRGENAIHALSPVLAKLAAYEMREVEIDGCVYREGLNTVRMAGGVAGNVIPDEAWVEVNFRFAPDRNEHEALAYVCDTLGLSLDGITDTTAGTRQDTVTNALTWEILDMSGGALPGLSAPAVAPLVAAAGGKVRAKFGWTDVFRFAAMGMPSVNLGPGDPSLAHKRDEHCPVEHITEVTEIMRTYLTTPPEKE; encoded by the coding sequence ATGGAAATCCCCATGATGCTTGACCCCCGCCGCGACCCGATCTCCCTGACACAGGACTTCGTCGATATTCCCTCCGAGTCCCAGGATGAGGCTGCTATTGCTGATGCGGTTGAGCGAGGTCTCCGCACTATTGTGCAGACCGAGCACCCTACGGTGACTGTCGATCGTATTGGCAATTGTGTAGTCGCCCGAACGCACCGGGGACTCCCCACCCGCGTAGTGCTCGCCGGACACCTGGATACGGTACCGATCGCCGAGAACGTCCCCAGCCGGCGCGCGCCAGGAGACCAAGGACCAGACTGTATCCACGGGTGCGGCAGCGTCGACATGAAGTCGGGCGATGCTGTTTTCTATCACCTCTTCTATGCGCTAGCCGACGACCCAGCGTTGCAACAGGACATGACTCTCGTCTACTACGACTGTGAGGAAATCGCCGCCCGCTTTAATGGGTTGGGAACCCTCCAACGCGAGTACCCAGAGCTCATTAAAGGAGATATGTCTATCCTCGGAGAGCCGTCCGGTGGGTGGATTGAAGCAGGCTGCCAAGGAACTATGCGTATCCGCATCGAAGGACACGGGGTTCGAGCGCACTCTGCCCGTGCCTGGAGGGGAGAGAACGCTATTCATGCCCTTAGTCCCGTACTTGCCAAACTTGCCGCCTATGAAATGCGGGAAGTCGAGATCGACGGATGCGTCTACCGGGAGGGACTCAATACCGTGCGGATGGCTGGCGGCGTTGCCGGAAACGTCATTCCCGATGAAGCCTGGGTGGAAGTCAACTTCCGTTTCGCCCCCGACCGCAATGAACACGAGGCCTTAGCCTACGTGTGTGATACTCTCGGGCTGTCTCTAGACGGTATTACCGACACTACAGCAGGAACTCGCCAAGACACCGTCACCAACGCTCTTACCTGGGAAATCCTTGATATGTCGGGTGGTGCCCTGCCTGGTCTGTCAGCACCCGCAGTAGCCCCGCTCGTTGCGGCAGCAGGTGGTAAGGTTCGTGCCAAATTCGGGTGGACGGACGTTTTTCGCTTCGCTGCGATGGGGATGCCATCAGTGAATCTGGGGCCGGGGGACCCCTCCTTAGCACACAAACGTGACGAACATTGCCCGGTGGAGCACATTACCGAGGTCACCGAGATTATGCGGACCTACCTCACCACCCCTCCAGAAAAGGAATAA